A section of the Oryzias latipes chromosome 8, ASM223467v1 genome encodes:
- the LOC101163173 gene encoding calmodulin-regulated spectrin-associated protein 3 isoform X4 has protein sequence MVDSPTMRKTFVVPDIKPLDLYDCTKAKICASVGWLLAKSYGSAENVPAELRDPFYCDQYEQEHLKPPVTRLLQSSELYCRTYSLIVGETASEAQPKDNASLLQVLTQRGIVPKDQEATVTAADLRLKPIKMSAHLALMDAVMAAAAMETVATVKKCGSANLLSGAVRWEEALLRWVNELNKKLRELHEVSPNDSSQAVTEPEPVEPSCPTRWYWKLVPLRYRKDKIQAKLKPTFPVVSEVKDLSTGCALAAVIHYYCPGLLRLEDVCMKDSMSPADSLFNLQFIRDFCDSCLKGCCHLALEDMLYTPAQLQINMLSFLSELLGWFELQKPDFVQPVDTLDGSRPVTPSSVSSGSSSPSVFKKPFLPISAPAPGVGKTWSKKSLGRPLSGVSFSIPFGLDSDVDIVMGNPVITRSVSSDQLNPTGQNSTRVPYVPPEELSHLLNKPTGPNGPHRASWATHAPSIPKLAEENGFAANETGELPTIEEALQIIHNETKLEPRLHPDGAPDGFYLHSPDDPASSRYASNSEPLSSSAPSRSGMMHRPARESREPRRKRNTSECSRDDDSVLRDGSVDSDASEDLPKAQSTPNTPAYVNSARGPGKEATDSGVKMTSFAERKKKQNIDSPKASDPSPPQTTTRAQKSEESPSKSPQLNNDVSELGVRLEEKRKAIEAQKKRIEAIFAKHRQRIGKSAFLQLKKEQNEEDDEANSEDGRANTSADDLSRLTLEERLARMEEEEHKEQDEQCPPLDYDGSVKGGHAHSKNVSQTKEKTEPGEKSSAAPGEKMAAPLGDYNNAVSKLTAALTSLQSDMQRLTEQQNQLIKKTPTSSNKSWVIPASPKTSTPAPPMRLSRESTRGLNSTSSSPSRNVTNHITPPKSPHVHRRAQSVPPKSPKQSRQFDIKVPTLSRVLTPPQNVDRIPHLRRAHPLKSQIQTSSSFSIGDSESLDDLRSSGPTPLPPPSVTPIPTPSPHAAVDDALSEAGSNDAQSIFSMDLDAGPLHSPLKREGLTSAGCSSGAPSECSFESDAPAGMSNGKRSSLIEIPLSALRGEGEDDDQVPDPFSDNMSDQTEPESKAGLGFFFKDDRDRSEDEMAQRKAALLEKQQRRAEELKKRKLEQEKESNKPQWMLIEGWGNKGEDKSKSSGSPPAFSTPSSEGTPQRRGDFTRQEYERRHQLKLMEDLGKVLKPKPTTVRDVKKQTRRTVSRDDSVLSNSPARGFIGAKLNKVYSHSSMNLSSMANDSGNMTFRKSPSRSHSPARSRLRSPGRMSAQNGDKDWENGSTISSPASIPEYTGPKLYKEPSFKSNKFIIHNAITRCCLAGKVNEPQKNKIVEDMETSTANHFLILFRDSSCQFRAVYTMNPETEEMVRLTGIGPRLITLDMVESIYKYSSDRKQFTVIPSKTMSMSVDAFTIPGHFWQKRPGTPKKLSTPK, from the exons AAAATGTTCCTGCGGAGCTGCGCGACCCCTTCTACTGTGACCAGTATGAGCAGGAGCACCTGAAACCTCCAGTCACCCGCCTGCTGCAGTCCTCGGAGCTCTACTGCCGCACATACAGCCTTATAGTGGGGGAGACTGCATCTGAGGCCCAACCCAAAGACAACGCGTctctgctgcaggtcctcaCTCAGAGGGGCATCGTTCCCAAAGACCAGGAGGCAACTGTGACGGCTGCAGACCTGCGGCTCAAACCCATTAAAATG AGTGCTCATCTGGCACTGATGGATGCTGTGATGGCCGCTGCGGCCATGGAGACTGTTGCCACGGTGAAGAAATGTGGTTCTGCCAACCTCCTGAGTGGAGCTGTCAGGTGGGAGGAAGCTCTGCTTCGATGGGTTAATGAG CTGAACAAGAAGTTGAGGGAACTTCATGAGGTATCACCAAATGACTCTTCTCAAGCAGTGACGGAGCCCGAACCTGTTGAGCCCTCT TGTCCTACACGCTGGTACTGGAAACTTGTTCCT CTTCGCTATAGGAAAGACAAAATTCAGGCCAAACTAAAACCAACTTTTCCAGTTGTGAGTGAAGTTAAAGATCTGTCCACTGGCTGTGCTCTTGCTGCTGTCATACATTACTATTGTCCTGGACTGCTGAGACTTGAAG ATGTTTGCATGAAGGACTCCATGTCTCCAGCAGACAGTTTGTTCAACTTGCAATTCATCCGCGATTTTTGTGACAGCTGTTTGAAGGGCTGCTGTCACTTAGCACTTGAAGACATGTTATACACACCAGCACAACTCCAG atcaacatGCTGAGTTTCTTGTCAGAATTGCTTGGATGGTTTGAACTACAAAAGCCAGATTTTGTTCAGCCAGTTGACACATTAg ATGGATCCAGGCCTGTAACCCCCAGTAGCGTAAGCAGTGGCAG TTCCTCCCCCTCCGTCTTTAAGAAGCCTTTCCTCCCAATTTCAGCTCCTGCGCCGG GAGTTGGAAAGACATGGAGCAAGAAATCCCTCGG ccgTCCCTTGTCTGGAGTGTCCTTTAGCATTCCCTTCGGTCTGGACAGTGATGTGGACATTGTGATGGGCAACCCTGTAATAACCCGCTCTGTTAGCTCAGATCAACTCAATCCAACAGGCCAAAACAGTACTAGGGTGCCATACGTTCCTCCTGAAGAGCTCAGCCATTTGCTTAATAAACCTACTGGTCCCAATGGGCCACATCGAGCATCATGGGCCACCCACGCTCCTAGTATTCCAAAGCTGGCAGAAGAGAATGGTTTTGCAGCGAATGAAACAGGAGAGCTTCCTACCATAGAAGAGGCTCTCCAGATTATTCACAATGAAACCAAGTTGGAGCCTCGACTACACCCTGATGGTGCTCCTGATGGATTCTACCTCCACTCTCCAGATGACCCTGCTAGTTCTAGGTATGCCAGCAACTCAGAACCTCTCAGCTCTTCTGCTCCATCGCGCTCAGGTATGATGCACCGACCCGCAAGAGAATCCAGGGAGCCTCGCCGCAAAAGAAATACCTCTGAATGTTCACGGGATGATGACTCTGTTTTGAGAGATGGCAGTGTGGATTCCGATGCTTCAGAAGACCTGCCAAAAGCTCAGTCCACGCCAAACACACCTGCTTATGTCAACTCTGCCAGAGGCCCTGGGAAAGAAGCGACTGATAGTGGTGTGAAGATGACCAGCTTTGCAGAGcggaaaaagaaacagaacattGACTCTCCTAAAGCTAGTGACCCATCCCCCCCTCAGACGACTACACGGGCGCAGAAGTCTGAAGAAAGCCCAAGCAAAAGCCCTCAGCTAAATAATGATGTGTCAGAGTTGGGGGTTCGGCTTGAGGAGAAGCGCAAAGCTATAGAAGCTCAGAAGAAACGCATTGAAGCTATTTTTGCAAAACATCGACAACGAATAGGGAAGAGTGCTTTTTTGCAGCTGAAAAAGGAGCAGAATGAGGAAGACGATGAAGCGAATTCTGAAGATGGCCGCGCTAACACCTCTGCAGATGATCTCTCCCGCTTGACTTTAGAGGAAAGGTTGGCTAGAATGGAGGAAGAAGAGCACAAAGAGCAAGACGAACAGTGCCCCCCTTTGGATTATGATGGTAGTGTTAAAGGAGGACATGCTCACAGTAAAAATGTCAGTCAGaccaaagaaaagacagaaccaGGAGAGAAGAGCTCTGCAGCACCCGGTGAGAAAATGGCAGCTCCTCTAGGAGACTACAACAACGCCGTGTCCAAGCTGACGGCAGCTCTTACCTCCTTGCAAAGTGACATGCAGCGGCTGACGGAGCAGCAGAATCAGCTCATTAAGAAAACTCCAACTTCCAGCAACAAGTCCTGGGTTATTCCAGCTAGTCCTAAAACATCCACGCCAGCTCCACCCATGCGTTTGTCGCGTGAATCCACCCGAGGTTTAAACTCAACCTCCTCTTCTCCGTCTCGGAACGTCACAAATCACATCACTCCGCCCAAATCCCCGCATGTTCATCGCAGAGCCCAGTCTGTACCTCCTAAAAGTCCCAAACAGAGTCGTCAATTCGACATCAAGGTTCCAACCCTCTCAAGGGTCCTCACGCCTCCTCAAAATGTGGACCGCATCCCCCATCTTCGTCGAGCACATCCCTTAAAGTCCCAGATCCAGACGTCATCCTCTTTTTCAATAGGTGACTCTGAAAGTCTTGATGATCTGCGTTCTTCTGGACCCACCCCTTTACCTCCACCTTCCGTGACTCCCATACCAACTCCAAGTCCTCACGCTGCTGTGGATGATGCTCTCTCAGAGGCGGGCTCCAATGATGCCCAAAGTATTTTTAGCATGGACCTTGATGCTGGACCTTTGCATAGTCCTCTGAAAAGAGAAGGGCTGACGAGTGCAGGCTGCAGCTCTGGAGCCCCATCAGAGTGCTCCTTTGAGAGCGATGCTCCAGCAGGGATGTCCAACGGTAAACGCAGCAGCTTGATAGAGATCCCACTGTCTGCCCTGAGAGGAGAAGGTGAGGACGACGACCAAGTGCCTGATCCCTTCTCTGATAACATGAGTGACCAAACTGAGCCAGAATCTAAAGCAGGActtggtttcttttttaag GATGACAGAGATCGGTCAGAGGATGAAATGGCCCAgcgaaaagcagctttgttagAGAAACAACAGAGACGGGCAGAAGAGTTGAAGAAGCGTAAACTTGAGCAAGAAAAAGAATCAAA CAAGCCTCAGTGGATGCTTATTGAAGGCTGGGGTAATAAGGGTGAAGACAAATCCAAGAGCTCAGGCAGCCCTCCAGCATTCAGCACCCCGTCATCAGAGGGGACCCCCCAACGCAGAGGAGACTTCACCAGGCAGGAGTACGAACGGCGGCACCAACTGAAGCTTATGGAGGATTTAGGCAAGGTGCTGAAACCCAAACCCACCACAGTCCGTGATGTCAAGAAGCAGACACGCAGGACCGTGTCCAGAGATGActctgtcctgtccaacagcccTGCCAGGGGCTTCATTG GCGCAAAGCTCAACAAAGTGTACTCCCACTCATCAATGAATTTGTCCTCAATGGCCAATGACTCTGGAAACATGACTTTCAGGAAATCTCCAAG CCGTTCACACTCTCCCGCCCGGTCACGGCTGAGGTCCCCTGGGCGCATGAGTGCTCAAAACGGGGATAAGGACTGGGAAAATGGTTCTACCATTTCATCCCCTGCTTCCATCCCAGAATATACAG GACCAAAGCTGTACAAGGAGCCTAGCTTTAAATCAAACAAGTTCATCATTCATAACGCCATCACTCGCTGCTGCCTGGCAGGAAAAGTCAATGAACCACAGAAAAACAAGATTGTAGAG gacatGGAGACGAGCACAGCCAATCACTTCCTCATCCTCTTCAGAGATTCCAGCTGCCAGTTCAGAGCGGTTTACACAATGAATCCTGAAACCGAGGAGATGGTTCGACTCACTGGCATCGGCCCCCGACTCATCACACTCGACATGGTAGAGTCCATTTACAAGTACAGCTCAGACCGCAAGCAGTTCACGGTCATCCCGTCCAAAACCATGTCAATGAGTGTTGATGCCTTCACCATCCCTGGACACTTCTGGCAAAAGCGCCCAGGAACTCCCAAAAAACTAAGCACCCCAAAATAA
- the LOC101163173 gene encoding calmodulin-regulated spectrin-associated protein 3 isoform X3: MVDSPTMRKTFVVPDIKPLDLYDCTKAKICASVGWLLAKSYGSAENVPAELRDPFYCDQYEQEHLKPPVTRLLQSSELYCRTYSLIVGETASEAQPKDNASLLQVLTQRGIVPKDQEATVTAADLRLKPIKMSAHLALMDAVMAAAAMETVATVKKCGSANLLSGAVRWEEALLRWVNELNKKLRELHEVSPNDSSQAVTEPEPVEPSCPTRWYWKLVPLRYRKDKIQAKLKPTFPVVSEVKDLSTGCALAAVIHYYCPGLLRLEDVCMKDSMSPADSLFNLQFIRDFCDSCLKGCCHLALEDMLYTPAQLQINMLSFLSELLGWFELQKPDFVQPVDTLDGSRPVTPSSVSSGSSSPSVFKKPFLPISAPAPEGVGKTWSKKSLGRPLSGVSFSIPFGLDSDVDIVMGNPVITRSVSSDQLNPTGQNSTRVPYVPPEELSHLLNKPTGPNGPHRASWATHAPSIPKLAEENGFAANETGELPTIEEALQIIHNETKLEPRLHPDGAPDGFYLHSPDDPASSRYASNSEPLSSSAPSRSGMMHRPARESREPRRKRNTSECSRDDDSVLRDGSVDSDASEDLPKAQSTPNTPAYVNSARGPGKEATDSGVKMTSFAERKKKQNIDSPKASDPSPPQTTTRAQKSEESPSKSPQLNNDVSELGVRLEEKRKAIEAQKKRIEAIFAKHRQRIGKSAFLQLKKEQNEEDDEANSEDGRANTSADDLSRLTLEERLARMEEEEHKEQDEQCPPLDYDGSVKGGHAHSKNVSQTKEKTEPGEKSSAAPGEKMAAPLGDYNNAVSKLTAALTSLQSDMQRLTEQQNQLIKKTPTSSNKSWVIPASPKTSTPAPPMRLSRESTRGLNSTSSSPSRNVTNHITPPKSPHVHRRAQSVPPKSPKQSRQFDIKVPTLSRVLTPPQNVDRIPHLRRAHPLKSQIQTSSSFSIGDSESLDDLRSSGPTPLPPPSVTPIPTPSPHAAVDDALSEAGSNDAQSIFSMDLDAGPLHSPLKREGLTSAGCSSGAPSECSFESDAPAGMSNGKRSSLIEIPLSALRGEGEDDDQVPDPFSDNMSDQTEPESKAGLGFFFKDDRDRSEDEMAQRKAALLEKQQRRAEELKKRKLEQEKESNKPQWMLIEGWGNKGEDKSKSSGSPPAFSTPSSEGTPQRRGDFTRQEYERRHQLKLMEDLGKVLKPKPTTVRDVKKQTRRTVSRDDSVLSNSPARGFIGAKLNKVYSHSSMNLSSMANDSGNMTFRKSPSRSHSPARSRLRSPGRMSAQNGDKDWENGSTISSPASIPEYTGPKLYKEPSFKSNKFIIHNAITRCCLAGKVNEPQKNKIVEDMETSTANHFLILFRDSSCQFRAVYTMNPETEEMVRLTGIGPRLITLDMVESIYKYSSDRKQFTVIPSKTMSMSVDAFTIPGHFWQKRPGTPKKLSTPK; the protein is encoded by the exons AAAATGTTCCTGCGGAGCTGCGCGACCCCTTCTACTGTGACCAGTATGAGCAGGAGCACCTGAAACCTCCAGTCACCCGCCTGCTGCAGTCCTCGGAGCTCTACTGCCGCACATACAGCCTTATAGTGGGGGAGACTGCATCTGAGGCCCAACCCAAAGACAACGCGTctctgctgcaggtcctcaCTCAGAGGGGCATCGTTCCCAAAGACCAGGAGGCAACTGTGACGGCTGCAGACCTGCGGCTCAAACCCATTAAAATG AGTGCTCATCTGGCACTGATGGATGCTGTGATGGCCGCTGCGGCCATGGAGACTGTTGCCACGGTGAAGAAATGTGGTTCTGCCAACCTCCTGAGTGGAGCTGTCAGGTGGGAGGAAGCTCTGCTTCGATGGGTTAATGAG CTGAACAAGAAGTTGAGGGAACTTCATGAGGTATCACCAAATGACTCTTCTCAAGCAGTGACGGAGCCCGAACCTGTTGAGCCCTCT TGTCCTACACGCTGGTACTGGAAACTTGTTCCT CTTCGCTATAGGAAAGACAAAATTCAGGCCAAACTAAAACCAACTTTTCCAGTTGTGAGTGAAGTTAAAGATCTGTCCACTGGCTGTGCTCTTGCTGCTGTCATACATTACTATTGTCCTGGACTGCTGAGACTTGAAG ATGTTTGCATGAAGGACTCCATGTCTCCAGCAGACAGTTTGTTCAACTTGCAATTCATCCGCGATTTTTGTGACAGCTGTTTGAAGGGCTGCTGTCACTTAGCACTTGAAGACATGTTATACACACCAGCACAACTCCAG atcaacatGCTGAGTTTCTTGTCAGAATTGCTTGGATGGTTTGAACTACAAAAGCCAGATTTTGTTCAGCCAGTTGACACATTAg ATGGATCCAGGCCTGTAACCCCCAGTAGCGTAAGCAGTGGCAG TTCCTCCCCCTCCGTCTTTAAGAAGCCTTTCCTCCCAATTTCAGCTCCTGCGCCGG AAGGAGTTGGAAAGACATGGAGCAAGAAATCCCTCGG ccgTCCCTTGTCTGGAGTGTCCTTTAGCATTCCCTTCGGTCTGGACAGTGATGTGGACATTGTGATGGGCAACCCTGTAATAACCCGCTCTGTTAGCTCAGATCAACTCAATCCAACAGGCCAAAACAGTACTAGGGTGCCATACGTTCCTCCTGAAGAGCTCAGCCATTTGCTTAATAAACCTACTGGTCCCAATGGGCCACATCGAGCATCATGGGCCACCCACGCTCCTAGTATTCCAAAGCTGGCAGAAGAGAATGGTTTTGCAGCGAATGAAACAGGAGAGCTTCCTACCATAGAAGAGGCTCTCCAGATTATTCACAATGAAACCAAGTTGGAGCCTCGACTACACCCTGATGGTGCTCCTGATGGATTCTACCTCCACTCTCCAGATGACCCTGCTAGTTCTAGGTATGCCAGCAACTCAGAACCTCTCAGCTCTTCTGCTCCATCGCGCTCAGGTATGATGCACCGACCCGCAAGAGAATCCAGGGAGCCTCGCCGCAAAAGAAATACCTCTGAATGTTCACGGGATGATGACTCTGTTTTGAGAGATGGCAGTGTGGATTCCGATGCTTCAGAAGACCTGCCAAAAGCTCAGTCCACGCCAAACACACCTGCTTATGTCAACTCTGCCAGAGGCCCTGGGAAAGAAGCGACTGATAGTGGTGTGAAGATGACCAGCTTTGCAGAGcggaaaaagaaacagaacattGACTCTCCTAAAGCTAGTGACCCATCCCCCCCTCAGACGACTACACGGGCGCAGAAGTCTGAAGAAAGCCCAAGCAAAAGCCCTCAGCTAAATAATGATGTGTCAGAGTTGGGGGTTCGGCTTGAGGAGAAGCGCAAAGCTATAGAAGCTCAGAAGAAACGCATTGAAGCTATTTTTGCAAAACATCGACAACGAATAGGGAAGAGTGCTTTTTTGCAGCTGAAAAAGGAGCAGAATGAGGAAGACGATGAAGCGAATTCTGAAGATGGCCGCGCTAACACCTCTGCAGATGATCTCTCCCGCTTGACTTTAGAGGAAAGGTTGGCTAGAATGGAGGAAGAAGAGCACAAAGAGCAAGACGAACAGTGCCCCCCTTTGGATTATGATGGTAGTGTTAAAGGAGGACATGCTCACAGTAAAAATGTCAGTCAGaccaaagaaaagacagaaccaGGAGAGAAGAGCTCTGCAGCACCCGGTGAGAAAATGGCAGCTCCTCTAGGAGACTACAACAACGCCGTGTCCAAGCTGACGGCAGCTCTTACCTCCTTGCAAAGTGACATGCAGCGGCTGACGGAGCAGCAGAATCAGCTCATTAAGAAAACTCCAACTTCCAGCAACAAGTCCTGGGTTATTCCAGCTAGTCCTAAAACATCCACGCCAGCTCCACCCATGCGTTTGTCGCGTGAATCCACCCGAGGTTTAAACTCAACCTCCTCTTCTCCGTCTCGGAACGTCACAAATCACATCACTCCGCCCAAATCCCCGCATGTTCATCGCAGAGCCCAGTCTGTACCTCCTAAAAGTCCCAAACAGAGTCGTCAATTCGACATCAAGGTTCCAACCCTCTCAAGGGTCCTCACGCCTCCTCAAAATGTGGACCGCATCCCCCATCTTCGTCGAGCACATCCCTTAAAGTCCCAGATCCAGACGTCATCCTCTTTTTCAATAGGTGACTCTGAAAGTCTTGATGATCTGCGTTCTTCTGGACCCACCCCTTTACCTCCACCTTCCGTGACTCCCATACCAACTCCAAGTCCTCACGCTGCTGTGGATGATGCTCTCTCAGAGGCGGGCTCCAATGATGCCCAAAGTATTTTTAGCATGGACCTTGATGCTGGACCTTTGCATAGTCCTCTGAAAAGAGAAGGGCTGACGAGTGCAGGCTGCAGCTCTGGAGCCCCATCAGAGTGCTCCTTTGAGAGCGATGCTCCAGCAGGGATGTCCAACGGTAAACGCAGCAGCTTGATAGAGATCCCACTGTCTGCCCTGAGAGGAGAAGGTGAGGACGACGACCAAGTGCCTGATCCCTTCTCTGATAACATGAGTGACCAAACTGAGCCAGAATCTAAAGCAGGActtggtttcttttttaag GATGACAGAGATCGGTCAGAGGATGAAATGGCCCAgcgaaaagcagctttgttagAGAAACAACAGAGACGGGCAGAAGAGTTGAAGAAGCGTAAACTTGAGCAAGAAAAAGAATCAAA CAAGCCTCAGTGGATGCTTATTGAAGGCTGGGGTAATAAGGGTGAAGACAAATCCAAGAGCTCAGGCAGCCCTCCAGCATTCAGCACCCCGTCATCAGAGGGGACCCCCCAACGCAGAGGAGACTTCACCAGGCAGGAGTACGAACGGCGGCACCAACTGAAGCTTATGGAGGATTTAGGCAAGGTGCTGAAACCCAAACCCACCACAGTCCGTGATGTCAAGAAGCAGACACGCAGGACCGTGTCCAGAGATGActctgtcctgtccaacagcccTGCCAGGGGCTTCATTG GCGCAAAGCTCAACAAAGTGTACTCCCACTCATCAATGAATTTGTCCTCAATGGCCAATGACTCTGGAAACATGACTTTCAGGAAATCTCCAAG CCGTTCACACTCTCCCGCCCGGTCACGGCTGAGGTCCCCTGGGCGCATGAGTGCTCAAAACGGGGATAAGGACTGGGAAAATGGTTCTACCATTTCATCCCCTGCTTCCATCCCAGAATATACAG GACCAAAGCTGTACAAGGAGCCTAGCTTTAAATCAAACAAGTTCATCATTCATAACGCCATCACTCGCTGCTGCCTGGCAGGAAAAGTCAATGAACCACAGAAAAACAAGATTGTAGAG gacatGGAGACGAGCACAGCCAATCACTTCCTCATCCTCTTCAGAGATTCCAGCTGCCAGTTCAGAGCGGTTTACACAATGAATCCTGAAACCGAGGAGATGGTTCGACTCACTGGCATCGGCCCCCGACTCATCACACTCGACATGGTAGAGTCCATTTACAAGTACAGCTCAGACCGCAAGCAGTTCACGGTCATCCCGTCCAAAACCATGTCAATGAGTGTTGATGCCTTCACCATCCCTGGACACTTCTGGCAAAAGCGCCCAGGAACTCCCAAAAAACTAAGCACCCCAAAATAA